The Paenibacillus sp. RUD330 genome has a segment encoding these proteins:
- a CDS encoding GNAT family N-acetyltransferase, translating to MITFKRLSECTLEEAVKVWNEGFAGYFVPIAMSVESFVNRLVLEELSPALSFVASRDNRAVGIVLNGIREVQGRKVAWNGGTGVAQEERGTGIGKAMIEHALELYREQGVHIATLEAIRENGRAIALYKSKGYEVADDMVYLACDSQLPGLAADGDGGWTVAHGAAPDLKPYERLLPWQLQWPGCRRDGQSMLVHEEGKPVAFALYRRSFDPAGADIGVAISQLRVLDDREDREALLRFMLARIAEPGRSPYKRTVPMLRSDGALLRLLTELGFKPSNLEQVFMLQELRRE from the coding sequence TTGATCACATTCAAACGTTTGAGCGAGTGCACGCTGGAGGAAGCCGTCAAAGTATGGAATGAAGGCTTTGCCGGGTATTTCGTTCCCATTGCCATGTCCGTCGAATCGTTTGTGAACCGGCTTGTGCTGGAGGAGCTTTCGCCGGCGCTTTCCTTCGTCGCCAGCCGCGACAACCGCGCTGTCGGCATCGTCCTGAACGGAATCCGAGAGGTGCAAGGCCGCAAGGTCGCCTGGAACGGGGGGACGGGTGTCGCTCAGGAGGAGAGGGGAACCGGAATCGGAAAGGCGATGATCGAGCACGCGCTTGAGCTTTATCGGGAGCAGGGCGTGCATATCGCGACGCTGGAGGCGATCCGCGAGAATGGAAGGGCGATTGCCCTGTACAAGAGCAAGGGCTATGAGGTTGCGGACGACATGGTCTACCTGGCCTGCGACTCGCAGCTGCCCGGTCTTGCTGCGGACGGCGATGGCGGCTGGACAGTGGCGCATGGAGCCGCGCCGGACTTGAAGCCCTACGAGAGGCTGCTTCCATGGCAGCTCCAATGGCCCGGCTGCCGGCGCGACGGACAGTCCATGCTTGTGCATGAGGAGGGCAAGCCGGTCGCATTCGCTCTATATCGGCGGAGCTTCGATCCGGCCGGCGCGGACATCGGCGTTGCGATCAGCCAGCTGCGGGTGCTGGACGACAGAGAGGACCGCGAAGCTCTGCTTCGTTTCATGCTGGCCCGCATCGCCGAGCCCGGGCGGAGCCCGTACAAGCGGACGGTGCCGATGCTCCGTTCCGATGGCGCGCTGCTTCGGCTGCTGACGGAGCTCGGGTTCAAGCCGTCCAATCTGGAGCAAGTGTTCATGCTGCAGGAACTGCGCAGGGAATAG
- a CDS encoding TetR/AcrR family transcriptional regulator — protein sequence MAPKVTEQYRKEKRASILEAALDCFVEKGFQATSVDDIVRRSGMSKGALYGYFSSKEEMYIDLAHSRMDEMAEIVHGPFSQLNGATAKIKSLFARFRNQPLTDLRKWLAFHLEFMVYISRNPELIGMHSNYRDKGLGLVGRLLAEGKASGEFRSDLDETAASYIFWSVRDGLAVNFMLGGDEEEYKRILDRMEEMLLRHLRKEPLR from the coding sequence ATGGCACCAAAGGTTACCGAGCAGTACCGAAAAGAAAAACGGGCTTCCATTTTGGAAGCGGCCCTGGACTGTTTTGTCGAAAAGGGGTTTCAGGCGACATCCGTGGACGATATCGTCCGCCGCTCGGGCATGAGCAAGGGCGCCCTGTACGGATATTTCTCCAGCAAGGAAGAAATGTATATCGATCTGGCCCACAGCCGCATGGATGAAATGGCAGAGATCGTGCACGGCCCGTTCAGCCAGCTGAACGGCGCCACGGCTAAAATAAAGAGCCTGTTCGCCCGCTTCCGGAACCAGCCGCTGACCGACCTGCGGAAATGGCTGGCCTTCCATCTCGAGTTCATGGTCTATATCTCCCGCAATCCCGAGCTGATCGGCATGCACAGCAACTACCGGGACAAGGGACTCGGCCTTGTCGGCCGGCTGCTGGCCGAAGGCAAGGCAAGCGGGGAATTCCGCTCCGATCTCGATGAAACCGCGGCGTCGTATATATTCTGGTCCGTCCGAGACGGCTTGGCCGTCAACTTCATGCTGGGCGGCGATGAAGAGGAATACAAGCGGATATTGGATCGGATGGAGGAGATGCTGCTGAGGCATCTCCGGAAGGAGCCGCTGCGTTGA
- a CDS encoding LLM class flavin-dependent oxidoreductase: MKISLLDQAPVTKGHAAPDALLNAEKIAVLADELGYHRMWMAEHHNTRHFASAAPEVIIAHLAAKTKRLRLGTGGVMMMHYSPLKLAEVFNTLSALSPGRIDFGVGRAPGGDHFATQALAEGRPYLPSDLYDKLAASLQLIAGGAPADPLYKNVVASPAGAALPQAWLLGSSGNSAVRAGRLGVGYSFAQFFNGQLSKEILDAYRLNFEPTAFMPEPVVSVTYAATAAETEEEAEFLAKPVDLMRLFLAKGMLQPIMSPEEARDYPLTEMDRMQIAENRNIHFVGTGPQIAERLYRERELYGFDEVMINSTPHGFESRLNGYRLLAKALL, encoded by the coding sequence ATGAAAATCAGCCTGCTGGACCAGGCTCCGGTCACCAAGGGCCATGCGGCCCCGGACGCCCTCCTGAACGCCGAGAAGATCGCCGTTCTCGCCGACGAGCTCGGCTACCACCGGATGTGGATGGCGGAGCATCACAATACCCGCCATTTCGCGAGCGCGGCTCCCGAAGTCATCATCGCCCATCTCGCCGCCAAAACGAAACGGCTGCGCCTCGGAACCGGCGGCGTCATGATGATGCATTACTCCCCGCTCAAGCTCGCGGAGGTGTTCAACACGCTGAGCGCCCTGTCGCCCGGCCGGATCGACTTCGGCGTCGGCCGAGCTCCCGGAGGAGACCATTTCGCCACCCAAGCGCTGGCCGAAGGGCGGCCTTACTTGCCGAGCGACCTGTACGACAAGCTCGCCGCCTCGCTGCAGCTCATCGCCGGCGGGGCGCCGGCCGATCCGCTGTACAAAAACGTCGTCGCCTCGCCTGCCGGCGCCGCCCTGCCACAAGCCTGGCTGCTCGGCTCCAGCGGCAACAGCGCCGTACGGGCCGGCCGGCTGGGAGTCGGCTACTCGTTCGCCCAGTTTTTCAACGGCCAGCTGTCCAAGGAAATCCTCGACGCCTACCGCTTGAACTTCGAGCCCACCGCCTTCATGCCGGAGCCCGTCGTCAGCGTCACCTACGCCGCCACAGCCGCAGAGACGGAGGAGGAAGCGGAGTTTCTCGCCAAGCCGGTCGACCTGATGCGGCTGTTCCTGGCCAAAGGCATGCTGCAGCCGATCATGTCGCCGGAGGAAGCCCGCGACTATCCGCTCACCGAGATGGACCGCATGCAGATCGCCGAGAACCGCAACATCCACTTCGTTGGGACGGGGCCGCAGATTGCCGAGCGGTTGTACCGGGAACGCGAGCTGTACGGCTTCGACGAGGTCATGATCAACAGCACCCCTCACGGGTTCGAATCGCGTCTGAACGGATACCGGCTCCTGGCGAAGGCTCTTCTCTAG
- a CDS encoding SDR family oxidoreductase, which yields MSDQYKMQDPTAQYQKAGPEFQQKQNPPGLEKEMTPKPDAGEKTYRGTGRLTGRKAVVTGADSGIGRAVAIAFAREGADVVLSYLPEEEPDAKEVVQLIEEAGRKAVAMPGDVKDESYCESLIAAAVEQLGGIDLLANVAGMQQFVEDIADLTTEQFDATFKTNVYSLFWLCKAAVKHMPPGSAIINTSSIQAYKPSPILLDYATTKSANNTFTKALAQQVAPKGIRVNAVAPGPVWTPLQISGGQPQSKLAKFGENTPLGRPGQPAEMAPAYVFLASPESSYVIGETLNANGGEPTP from the coding sequence ATGAGCGATCAATACAAAATGCAGGATCCGACTGCCCAGTACCAGAAGGCGGGTCCGGAGTTTCAACAGAAGCAGAACCCGCCGGGCCTGGAAAAGGAAATGACGCCGAAGCCGGATGCAGGGGAGAAGACGTATCGCGGCACCGGCCGCCTCACCGGCCGCAAAGCGGTCGTCACCGGCGCCGACAGCGGCATCGGCCGCGCCGTTGCCATCGCCTTCGCCCGGGAAGGGGCGGATGTCGTGCTCTCCTATCTGCCGGAGGAGGAGCCGGACGCCAAGGAAGTCGTGCAGCTCATCGAGGAGGCGGGCCGCAAGGCCGTCGCCATGCCCGGGGACGTGAAGGACGAGTCGTACTGCGAGTCGCTCATCGCTGCCGCGGTGGAGCAGCTTGGAGGCATCGACCTTCTTGCCAATGTGGCGGGCATGCAGCAATTCGTGGAGGATATCGCGGATCTCACGACGGAGCAGTTCGACGCCACGTTCAAGACGAACGTCTACTCGCTCTTCTGGCTGTGCAAGGCGGCGGTCAAGCATATGCCCCCGGGCAGCGCGATCATCAACACGAGCTCCATTCAGGCGTACAAGCCCTCGCCTATCCTGCTCGACTACGCCACGACCAAGAGCGCGAACAATACGTTCACCAAGGCGCTTGCCCAGCAGGTCGCTCCCAAAGGCATCCGCGTGAACGCCGTCGCCCCGGGTCCGGTATGGACTCCGCTGCAGATCAGCGGCGGCCAGCCTCAGTCCAAGCTGGCGAAGTTCGGCGAGAACACGCCGCTCGGCCGTCCCGGTCAGCCGGCGGAGATGGCTCCGGCCTATGTGTTCCTGGCGAGCCCGGAATCAAGCTACGTCATCGGCGAGACGCTGAATGCCAATGGCGGAGAGCCGACTCCTTAA
- a CDS encoding response regulator, whose amino-acid sequence MRRAILIDDEEMALDVLEIKLNEVGGVAVVGKFQLVGEALRLCESLRPELIFLDIEMPGMNGLEAAGELRARCPDAEVIFVTAHHHYAVDAFGTEAIGYLLKPVAKDKLLQALSRYESQRARLRRRGSAAERAGSGAPEEDKQASGPSSLERSRADKQALSLKVLGSMELYSPDGRLLTWRTRKTKELFAYLWHHRGQPVYKYAILEHLWPEDPAERAQKLLHTSLYYLRSLLKSEGCGEIVRYGDERYWIDPAAIRSDLEELLDGLKAGFGGEGGQHALALYRGDYLETDHYQWADAYRLELRSAFTAGLLECLHRAGKEFRAMLLSKLVELGHGEYDDLLADAYDGGGDRSGAPQALAIKERNRLEEG is encoded by the coding sequence ATGCGCAGAGCGATTCTGATCGACGATGAAGAAATGGCGCTCGATGTGCTGGAGATCAAGCTGAACGAGGTCGGCGGAGTGGCGGTCGTCGGCAAATTTCAACTCGTCGGCGAAGCGCTTCGTCTGTGCGAGTCGCTGCGTCCCGAGCTCATTTTCCTGGATATCGAGATGCCGGGCATGAACGGACTGGAGGCTGCCGGGGAGCTCCGCGCCCGATGTCCGGATGCCGAAGTGATCTTTGTGACGGCCCATCACCACTATGCGGTGGATGCTTTCGGCACGGAAGCGATCGGCTATCTGCTCAAGCCGGTCGCCAAGGACAAGCTGCTCCAGGCGCTGTCCCGCTACGAGAGCCAGCGAGCCCGGCTTCGGAGGCGCGGCAGCGCAGCGGAGAGGGCCGGCAGCGGCGCGCCGGAGGAGGACAAGCAAGCAAGCGGGCCGAGCAGCCTTGAACGTTCGCGGGCCGACAAGCAGGCGCTGTCGCTGAAGGTGCTGGGAAGCATGGAGCTGTACAGCCCGGACGGCCGCCTGCTCACCTGGCGCACCCGCAAGACCAAGGAGCTGTTCGCCTATCTCTGGCATCATCGGGGACAGCCCGTCTACAAATACGCCATTCTGGAGCATTTATGGCCGGAAGATCCGGCAGAGCGGGCGCAGAAGCTGCTGCATACGTCGCTCTATTACTTGCGGAGCCTGTTGAAGTCGGAGGGCTGCGGGGAGATTGTCCGGTACGGCGACGAACGGTATTGGATCGACCCGGCGGCCATCCGCAGCGATCTGGAGGAGCTGCTGGACGGTTTGAAGGCAGGCTTTGGCGGAGAAGGCGGACAGCATGCGCTGGCGCTGTATCGAGGCGATTATCTGGAAACGGATCATTATCAATGGGCGGACGCTTATCGGCTTGAGCTGCGCTCCGCCTTCACTGCCGGTCTTCTGGAGTGCCTCCACAGAGCGGGCAAGGAGTTCCGTGCGATGCTTCTGAGCAAGCTCGTCGAGCTTGGCCATGGGGAGTACGACGATCTGCTGGCGGACGCCTATGATGGCGGCGGCGACCGGAGCGGCGCGCCCCAAGCGCTGGCCATCAAAGAAAGAAATAGGCTGGAAGAAGGCTAG
- a CDS encoding alpha/beta hydrolase, which yields MRTKRLKAALALVMGAALAFPQAIHAAPAPLLHKENAAGQSGNWYTGAVPSQASSDKPVLLFVQGLHSTYERWIGTDSYYDAAYNAGYRTAFVQLPDADGPGGDMWKNGPILASLIRKVAAYYNVPKLNIIAHSKGGIDTQAALVYYGASPYVNVVHQLSTPNRGSELADMAYSTWTSWLGAIMGQQDDAVYSLQTSYMANFRAQTDVKPEVNATKTYMSGGEGDDGIFTSYWFAHAVLPGEDDGAVSVYSAMGLPYGIQSFTKNISHSAMARASQTWSLVQPKLKLATAALAPSGAAMPSGQPQTAPEAASSGQLQATLGSPSLAANAGEQDASLILRGGPVDGSSAVSFPLESGIGSVALEVMTSREDTALSLVSPSGQVYPSAAAPADSDPDGIFGKAVRRVFQVMQPEAGPWSLKLDGKNDAFFAMAKIEGSASAKLKASRKVVRKGEAFQLSVDFGKPIKGSVKRPKLTKSVPGRPASFSPTRELPDLAVEGSLNMPLTAPAEPGIYNISFDVEGVNDQGEKLVRSVNYNFAVTDDQGIVN from the coding sequence TTGAGAACAAAACGATTGAAAGCCGCGCTTGCGCTTGTCATGGGGGCAGCCTTGGCTTTTCCCCAAGCGATCCATGCCGCTCCGGCCCCGCTGCTGCACAAAGAAAATGCCGCCGGCCAATCCGGCAACTGGTACACCGGCGCGGTGCCGTCTCAAGCCTCGTCCGACAAGCCCGTCCTGCTGTTCGTCCAGGGGCTTCATTCCACGTACGAGCGCTGGATCGGGACCGACAGCTACTATGACGCCGCCTATAATGCCGGGTACCGGACGGCGTTCGTGCAGCTTCCCGACGCCGACGGCCCGGGCGGAGACATGTGGAAGAACGGTCCGATTCTCGCCTCCCTGATCCGCAAGGTCGCTGCCTATTACAACGTGCCCAAGCTCAACATTATCGCCCACTCCAAAGGCGGCATCGACACGCAGGCGGCGCTGGTCTATTACGGGGCCTCTCCTTACGTGAATGTGGTCCATCAGCTCTCGACGCCCAACCGGGGCTCGGAGCTGGCGGATATGGCCTACAGCACTTGGACCTCCTGGCTCGGCGCGATCATGGGACAGCAGGATGACGCCGTCTACTCGCTGCAAACGTCCTATATGGCGAACTTCCGCGCCCAGACCGACGTCAAGCCGGAAGTGAACGCGACCAAGACCTATATGTCCGGGGGCGAGGGCGACGACGGCATCTTCACCAGCTACTGGTTCGCCCATGCGGTGCTTCCGGGTGAGGATGACGGGGCAGTATCCGTGTATTCCGCCATGGGCCTTCCCTACGGCATCCAGAGCTTTACGAAAAACATCTCGCACAGCGCCATGGCGCGAGCTTCCCAGACGTGGAGCCTCGTGCAGCCGAAGCTGAAGCTGGCCACGGCCGCTCTTGCCCCATCCGGAGCCGCGATGCCGAGCGGACAGCCGCAGACAGCGCCGGAAGCAGCTTCTTCCGGGCAGCTGCAAGCAACACTCGGTTCGCCGTCTCTTGCTGCAAATGCAGGAGAGCAGGATGCCAGCCTGATCCTTCGCGGCGGCCCCGTGGATGGCTCATCGGCCGTCTCGTTCCCACTCGAGAGCGGAATCGGCAGCGTCGCCCTGGAAGTGATGACGAGCCGGGAGGACACGGCGCTGTCTCTCGTTTCCCCATCGGGCCAAGTCTACCCTTCCGCGGCCGCTCCGGCGGACAGCGATCCCGACGGCATCTTCGGCAAGGCGGTCCGCCGCGTATTCCAGGTCATGCAGCCCGAGGCGGGACCATGGAGCCTGAAGCTGGACGGCAAGAACGATGCCTTCTTCGCGATGGCGAAGATCGAGGGCTCAGCCTCCGCGAAGCTGAAGGCGAGCCGAAAAGTGGTCCGCAAGGGCGAAGCGTTCCAGCTCTCCGTCGACTTCGGCAAGCCGATCAAAGGCAGCGTCAAGCGTCCCAAGCTGACCAAATCGGTCCCCGGGCGCCCGGCATCCTTCTCCCCGACCCGCGAGCTGCCTGACCTGGCTGTCGAGGGCAGCCTGAACATGCCGCTGACGGCGCCGGCCGAGCCCGGCATCTACAACATCTCCTTCGACGTGGAGGGCGTGAACGACCAAGGCGAGAAGCTCGTCCGGTCGGTGAACTACAACTTCGCGGTGACGGATGACCAAGGCATCGTCAACTAA
- a CDS encoding S-layer homology domain-containing protein — protein sequence MKKWGSLLLVLSILFTSVPTAFAAVRTGWDLRSPRGIATDSAGKLYVADAGNHRIQIYNRDESLYMTLGVKGVLGSDNDHFNTPKAVAVDQATGDIYVLDYSNARIQVFGSQGAYIRSIALPSGNPVPEAIALDGRGHIFVTDQNYLVYRFNTNGTGYKLIANSPQLADRPMGIAADSKGNLFISQYWTSTVVVYAYNSAADTYAPQKTIGEKNVSGADNAHFKQPWGVSIDGSDRLYVSDGGNKRVQVYNSNGSYAMTLADSVLVEPSQATADKDGNIYVVDGNRSQLLLFNAQGNFVKILGQNVAPTFEGSQAALTVAQNASPADIKPLLRVGDSDTGQTLTWALTAAPSHGTVSFGQTTAASGGAGLAPTGAMTYQPAEDYFGPDSFTVTVSDGAGGTAVRTIAVTVKKQASAPTADLASGTVVPDNSYVVLSTATAGATIYYTLDGTAPTTGSPAGTRVGISGAPGDTVTVKATAAGPNLVSSDTATFTYTIETPAPTELTASAGDGQAVLAWNAARGAVAYSIYQRTEAGSYGPLPVATVEGTSYTAAGLDNGTAYYFKIMAVLANGDGGYSNEAGATPMSGNTDLTDLTLSAGELSPSFSTGTTHYTVSVGSEADSLTISPSVADTVYGTVTVSVYDSAGLLIDGPHILLGGSGSPALPLAVGNTRIELLVSAQDGSTMTYTLTVSRAAPATPTPAPSEEPTEPPTEKPTEKPTEKPTEKPTDQPTPTPTPTPAPTPSPDSDGDQSGKASAQPSPTPAASPGLSVTVNGQPKDQLVAVSTEIVNGQTMLNATMDSAKLLAQLAASGSEPRIVIPAAGEKVDGVSVVLAGDLVKAMGDRKAVLEVQSPGGSYTLPAGLLDMERLSAQLGAADRLSEVTVRIHVVKGDAALAARAEHAGANNGFSVAAAPVEFTATASYNGKSIAVDRFSSYVKREIPLPAEADPARITTAIVLDKDGTVRHVPTFIQKREGSYYAIVNSLTNSAYALIYHPVAFADVAGHWSESAVNDLASRMVVNGVDAAHYKPDAPVTRAEIAAIIVRALGLAPSSDASAFADVRSSDWFAGSVAAAQEYSLVKGAGDGTFAPNRSVTREEALTMLARAMTLAGLDVKGGTNGGDVLAPFADGGKVSAWAQESVIAVLELGLAQGSGKELEPKRPITRAETAALVQRLLVKAQLIDTTHLK from the coding sequence ATGAAAAAATGGGGATCTCTGCTGCTTGTCCTCTCGATCCTGTTCACATCCGTGCCGACGGCATTCGCAGCCGTCCGGACGGGCTGGGATCTGAGATCTCCGCGCGGCATCGCGACGGACAGCGCAGGAAAATTATATGTGGCGGATGCGGGCAACCATCGCATTCAGATTTACAACCGCGATGAGAGCCTGTACATGACGCTGGGAGTGAAAGGCGTCCTCGGCTCGGACAACGATCATTTCAATACGCCGAAAGCAGTAGCCGTCGATCAGGCGACAGGGGATATCTATGTCCTGGATTATTCCAATGCCCGCATCCAGGTGTTCGGGAGCCAGGGGGCCTATATCCGGTCCATCGCCCTTCCCAGCGGGAATCCCGTGCCGGAGGCGATAGCGCTTGACGGCAGAGGCCATATATTCGTCACGGACCAGAATTATCTGGTCTATCGCTTCAATACGAATGGCACCGGCTATAAGCTCATCGCCAATTCGCCGCAGCTCGCGGACAGGCCGATGGGAATCGCAGCGGATTCCAAGGGGAATTTGTTCATTTCGCAATATTGGACCAGCACCGTGGTCGTGTATGCCTACAACAGCGCTGCGGACACGTATGCCCCTCAGAAGACGATCGGGGAAAAGAACGTAAGCGGCGCCGACAACGCTCATTTCAAGCAACCCTGGGGAGTGTCCATCGACGGCAGCGACCGCTTGTACGTCTCCGACGGCGGCAACAAGCGCGTGCAGGTGTACAACAGCAACGGCAGCTACGCGATGACGCTCGCCGATTCGGTCTTGGTGGAGCCTTCCCAGGCGACCGCGGACAAGGACGGCAACATTTACGTCGTCGACGGCAACAGGTCGCAGCTTCTCTTGTTCAATGCGCAGGGGAATTTCGTGAAAATTCTCGGCCAGAATGTAGCTCCGACCTTCGAGGGAAGCCAAGCAGCACTGACGGTAGCCCAGAATGCTTCCCCTGCCGATATCAAACCTCTGCTGCGCGTCGGCGACAGCGATACGGGGCAGACTCTGACCTGGGCGCTGACGGCAGCGCCTTCGCATGGTACGGTGAGCTTCGGGCAGACAACGGCCGCAAGCGGAGGCGCGGGGCTTGCGCCGACCGGCGCGATGACGTATCAGCCGGCCGAAGATTATTTCGGCCCGGACAGCTTTACGGTGACGGTAAGCGATGGAGCAGGCGGCACGGCCGTCCGCACGATCGCCGTAACCGTGAAGAAGCAGGCGTCGGCTCCGACAGCGGATCTGGCCAGCGGCACTGTCGTGCCGGACAACAGCTATGTTGTCCTGAGCACGGCAACGGCTGGCGCGACAATCTATTACACGCTCGACGGAACGGCGCCGACAACGGGCAGCCCTGCCGGCACAAGAGTGGGCATCAGCGGCGCTCCCGGAGATACGGTGACGGTCAAGGCGACGGCTGCGGGACCGAACCTTGTCTCCAGCGATACGGCCACCTTCACGTACACCATCGAAACGCCGGCTCCGACGGAGCTGACGGCGAGCGCGGGCGACGGACAAGCTGTGCTGGCCTGGAATGCCGCGCGGGGAGCGGTGGCATACAGCATCTATCAAAGGACGGAAGCGGGCAGCTACGGGCCGCTTCCGGTCGCGACTGTCGAGGGCACCTCTTACACTGCAGCTGGCCTGGACAACGGAACGGCCTATTATTTCAAAATCATGGCTGTCCTTGCGAATGGGGACGGCGGTTATTCCAATGAAGCCGGCGCGACGCCGATGTCCGGCAATACAGACCTGACGGACCTTACGCTGTCTGCCGGCGAGCTGAGCCCGTCCTTCTCGACCGGAACGACGCATTACACGGTCAGCGTAGGCAGCGAGGCGGACAGCCTGACGATCTCGCCGAGCGTGGCGGATACGGTATACGGAACCGTAACGGTCAGCGTGTATGACAGCGCGGGCTTGCTGATCGACGGTCCGCATATCCTGCTCGGCGGCTCGGGATCGCCGGCATTGCCTCTGGCTGTAGGGAACACCAGGATCGAACTGTTGGTGAGCGCGCAGGACGGCAGCACGATGACCTATACGCTGACGGTTTCCAGGGCGGCGCCGGCAACACCGACGCCGGCACCGTCAGAAGAGCCGACAGAGCCGCCGACCGAAAAGCCGACTGAAAAACCGACCGAAAAGCCGACTGAAAAACCGACAGACCAGCCAACACCGACACCAACGCCAACACCGGCACCGACTCCATCCCCGGACTCGGATGGAGATCAGAGCGGCAAGGCTTCCGCCCAGCCTTCTCCGACACCTGCCGCTTCGCCCGGCTTGAGCGTGACGGTAAACGGGCAGCCGAAGGATCAGCTTGTGGCTGTATCGACTGAAATCGTGAACGGCCAGACGATGCTGAACGCGACAATGGATTCGGCGAAATTGCTGGCTCAGCTTGCAGCCTCAGGGAGCGAGCCTCGAATTGTCATTCCGGCCGCAGGCGAGAAGGTCGATGGAGTATCCGTCGTTCTGGCCGGCGACCTCGTCAAGGCGATGGGCGACCGCAAGGCCGTGCTTGAAGTGCAGTCGCCGGGCGGCAGCTACACGCTGCCGGCGGGACTTCTGGATATGGAACGCCTGTCGGCTCAGCTTGGCGCCGCGGACCGGCTGTCAGAGGTGACGGTTCGCATCCATGTCGTCAAGGGCGATGCGGCGCTGGCCGCGCGCGCGGAACATGCAGGCGCCAACAATGGCTTCAGCGTGGCCGCGGCACCTGTGGAGTTCACGGCGACGGCATCCTACAACGGAAAAAGCATCGCTGTCGACCGCTTCAGCTCCTATGTGAAGCGTGAAATCCCGCTGCCTGCGGAAGCGGATCCGGCTCGAATAACGACCGCGATCGTTCTGGACAAAGACGGAACGGTCCGGCATGTGCCGACCTTCATCCAGAAGCGGGAGGGAAGCTACTATGCCATCGTCAACAGCTTGACGAACAGCGCCTACGCGCTCATCTATCATCCGGTCGCTTTTGCCGATGTTGCGGGCCACTGGTCCGAATCGGCTGTGAACGACCTGGCCTCCCGAATGGTCGTCAACGGCGTCGACGCCGCGCATTACAAGCCTGATGCGCCTGTCACCCGCGCCGAAATCGCCGCTATCATCGTGCGGGCGCTCGGCCTTGCTCCAAGCTCCGACGCCTCCGCGTTCGCCGATGTCCGCTCCAGCGACTGGTTCGCAGGCTCGGTAGCTGCGGCGCAGGAATACAGCCTTGTCAAAGGCGCAGGAGATGGGACCTTCGCTCCGAACCGAAGCGTGACCCGCGAGGAAGCTTTGACCATGCTGGCTAGAGCGATGACGCTGGCCGGTCTTGACGTCAAGGGCGGCACGAACGGCGGCGATGTCCTGGCGCCGTTCGCCGACGGCGGGAAGGTCAGCGCATGGGCGCAGGAATCGGTGATCGCCGTCCTGGAGCTCGGCCTGGCGCAAGGCTCCGGCAAGGAGCTGGAGCCGAAGCGGCCGATCACCAGAGCGGAGACGGCGGCCCTCGTGCAGCGGCTGCTCGTGAAAGCCCAATTGATCGACACGACTCATTTAAAATAA
- a CDS encoding DUF4163 domain-containing protein, whose protein sequence is MNKKNRKRNLLAATLTAALLTAPMALSLPAEQAAAAKAGPVLKTAATPFSIEGKETSIATINKDSTTYIALRSLNASLGLSTTYEKATDTVKITGRDRVLQIGLKDSSFKLNGQPIYNGSEAVVQDNTTYLPLRVLLEQMGYAVSYEQASKRIGIHAVQENKLKIGTEAIASEEGGKSIHVYYPVLSGYSDTAVQDKINAFLKKEADRNVAEGSKEMDPQAKENKKILAGNPKAEVRTPSLDGRYTVSYNEKGKLSLYVDYYVYTGGAHGMTVREPYTFDLATGDVLSLKEAAGGKENYVSAINKEIKEQIKSRHMDLMVPFQTIEADRDYFLNRNGIVIYFTQYEYTSYAEGMPEFVIPYSVFK, encoded by the coding sequence ATGAATAAAAAGAACCGGAAAAGAAATCTGCTCGCGGCCACGCTGACTGCCGCTCTTCTGACGGCGCCGATGGCGCTCTCCTTGCCTGCCGAGCAAGCAGCCGCGGCGAAGGCCGGCCCCGTTCTCAAAACCGCCGCGACGCCGTTCAGCATTGAAGGAAAAGAAACGAGCATCGCTACGATCAATAAAGACAGCACGACCTACATCGCGCTGCGCAGCCTGAACGCCAGCCTCGGCCTCAGCACGACGTACGAGAAGGCAACCGATACGGTGAAGATCACGGGAAGAGACCGTGTCCTGCAGATCGGCCTCAAGGACAGCAGCTTCAAGCTCAACGGGCAGCCTATATACAACGGATCGGAAGCGGTCGTACAGGACAACACGACGTATCTGCCGCTCCGCGTCCTGCTGGAGCAGATGGGCTATGCCGTTTCCTATGAGCAAGCCAGCAAAAGGATCGGCATTCATGCCGTTCAGGAAAACAAGCTGAAGATCGGCACGGAAGCCATCGCCTCGGAGGAGGGCGGCAAGTCGATCCATGTGTACTATCCCGTTCTGTCGGGTTACAGCGACACGGCCGTGCAAGACAAGATCAATGCCTTCTTGAAGAAAGAAGCGGACCGGAACGTGGCGGAAGGCTCCAAGGAGATGGACCCTCAAGCCAAAGAGAACAAGAAGATTCTGGCCGGCAACCCGAAAGCCGAAGTCCGCACGCCGAGCCTGGATGGCCGATACACGGTCTCCTATAACGAAAAGGGGAAATTGAGCCTCTACGTGGACTATTATGTCTATACCGGGGGGGCGCATGGCATGACGGTCCGCGAGCCTTACACCTTCGATCTCGCGACGGGCGACGTGCTTTCCTTGAAAGAAGCTGCCGGCGGCAAGGAGAACTATGTCTCCGCGATCAACAAGGAAATCAAGGAGCAGATCAAAAGCCGCCATATGGACTTGATGGTACCGTTCCAGACCATCGAGGCCGACCGCGACTATTTCCTCAACCGCAACGGAATCGTCATTTACTTCACCCAGTACGAGTACACCTCCTATGCGGAAGGCATGCCGGAGTTCGTCATTCCTTATTCGGTCTTCAAATAA